The genomic interval TCATCAGTTGTTGTTTTGTCAGAGCAGTTGCAGCAGAATTTTAGGTATAAAAATGTACCTAAAATAATGGTTATCGCAATGCCTAATAGATAAAGTGCTTTTTTAGACATAGATGATGAGTTTAGATTCTCTCAAATTTAACTAAAAAATTAATAGGTAACGTATTAATAATCAGTTATTTTAATGTTTTGGTTTTGTTTTTCAAAAATTGAATTAACATATTTTTGATTTTGTTGTTTTACAACCTCTTAATTTAAATGAGTAACTTGCATAAAAAATAATTCAAATCAAAAAATGGTCGAAATAGAAAGAAAATTTCTGGTAAAATCTGACGACTTTAAAACTCAAGCTTTTGCACAGAATAAAATTGCTCAAGGTTATTTAAGTTCTGTTCCTGAGCGTACTGTTAGAGTTAGGATTAAAGGTCATAAAGGCTTTATAACTATAAAAGGAATAGGTCAAAACAGCGGTATGTCTCGTTTTGAATGGGAAAATGAAATTCCGCTAGATGAAGCGCAAGAGCTTTTGAAACTTTGCGAAAAAGGAAAAATCGAAAAGACTCGGTACGAAATTAAAGCAGGAATTCATGTTTATGAAGTTGACGAGTTTTATGGAGAAAACGAAGGTTTAGTTATGGCAGAAATTGAATTAAATTCTGAAGATGAAGTTTTTGAGAAACCTGAATGGCTTGGTGAAGAAGTAACAAACGATCAAAGATATTATAACGCCTATTTAAGTAAAAATCCTTTTAAAGACTGGCAAAAATAAAATGACAGAATCAACATACGACATTATTATTGTAGGAGGCGGACCAATTGGTCTGGCTTGTGCGATAGAAGCAGAAAAGAAAAATCTAAAATATTTAATTATTGAAAAAGGAGCGATTGTAAACAGCATTTTCAATTATCCGTTGTACATGACTTTTTTTTCAACAGCAGAAAGATTAGAAATTGGCGAAATCCCATTTAATTGTTTAGCGCCAAAACCTGGGCGTCAAGAAGCTTTAGAATATTACAGAAATATCCATCGTTATTTTAAATTTAATATCAATTTGTTTGAAAAAGTAATCGATGTTCAAAAAGAAAAAGGTGTTTTTCAAATTAAAACCGATAAGCAAAACTATTCATCTAAAAATGTGGTGATTGCAACTGGATTTTATGATATTCCGATTGAAATGAATGTTTTAGGAGAAAGCCTTCCAAAAGTTCGTCATTATTATAAAGAAGCTCACGAATATGCTTTTAGAAAAGTTCTAGTTGTGGGAGCCAATAATTCTTCAGTAGATGCGGCTTTGGAATGTTGGAGAAAAGGAGCCGAGGTTACAATGGTTATTCGTAAAAACGAAATCAACAATCGTGTGAAATATTGGGTAAAACCAGATATCGAAAACCGAATTGAAGAGGGAAGCATCAAAGCTTATTTTGAATCTAATATTACTGAAATCAGAGAAAATGAGGTTGATATTGAAACTCCAAAGGGCAAAATTACAATTGAAAATGATTTCGTGTTGGCTTTAACAGGCTATAAACCAGATTTAAATTTCTTAGAAAACATCGGAATCCAACTTTCTGATGATGACTTAAAAATTCCAAATTACAATCCTGAAACCATGGAAACAAATATTGAAGGATTATTTCTTGCAGGCGTTGTCTGCGGCGGAATGCAAACACATAAGTGGTTTATTGAAAATTCAAGAATTCACGCCAGTATGATTGTGGATTATATTACTTCTAAGTAAAAAAAGTTAGCCACGAATTACACCAATTTACACGAATTAATTTTATTAGTGTGAGTGAAATTAAAAAAGTATAAATCTCGACTCCTTAAAAAAATTAGTGTAAATTGGTGTAATTCGTGGCAAAAAAACTTTTATGAACTACAAGAAAGCATTGAACAGCCTACTTTGGTTCTTGCCCAATCTGGACGTTTGGCAAACCATTTTTCAGATTCAGGTTGTTCATCGTACGGATTTTTTAAAAGCTGAAATAATTCATCAACTAAAGAATAATCTTCTTTATCTGCTGCGTCAATTGCTAATTGCGCCATATAATTTCGCAAAACATATTTCGGATTTATAAGATTCATTTTTGAAGCGCGTTCTTCATCAGAAAACGTTTCAGCGTTTAATCTTTTTAAATAAACCGAAAGCCATTTTTGCCATGCTTCAAGATTTTTATCTTTAATTTCTTCTGGCAAATAAAATGCGTATTCAATTTTTTCGAACGCTTGTTCAACAGAATCTTGTTTTTTAATTTGGCTTAGATTTCTAAAAAAGATTGTCATATCGGTTTCTGATAATTGGAGAATTTCTTCTAAACCTTTAATGATTTTATCATCAGTTTCACTTGAAATGAATATCCCTAATTTACTTAAAAACATCACTTTGTAATCTTCTTCAAAATCAATTATAAAAGAATCTAATATCTTTTCTAAAGGAGCAGCTTCATTAATTAATGGATAAAGTGCGTTGGCCAATTGAAACAAATTCCATTGAGCGACTTGAGGCTGATTTCCGAAACGATATCTTCTATTTTGGCTGTCTGTTGTATTTGGAGTCCAATCTGGATCGTAATTTTCTAACCAGCCATAAGGACCATAATCGATTGTAATTCCATGAATCGACATATTATCGGTATTCATTACGCCATGAACAAAACCAACACGTTGCCAATGCAAAATCATTTCACGAGTTGTATCGGCAACTTTCTTGAAAAATTGCAAATATTGTTCTTTTGGTTCACCAGTAATTTCAGGAAAATAATGTTTGATTGTAAACTCAACAAATTGCTTTAAATTTTTTAATTCATTTCTGGCAGTAAGCATTTCAAAACTTCCAAAACGAATAAAAGAAGGCGCAACTCTACAAACAATTGCTCCTTTTTCGTATGCAGGATTTCCGTTATACAAAATATCTCTTAAAACCTGATCTCCAGAAAGAATCAGTGAAAGCGATCGAGTAGTAGGAACACC from Flavobacterium sp. YJ01 carries:
- a CDS encoding CYTH domain-containing protein, which encodes MVEIERKFLVKSDDFKTQAFAQNKIAQGYLSSVPERTVRVRIKGHKGFITIKGIGQNSGMSRFEWENEIPLDEAQELLKLCEKGKIEKTRYEIKAGIHVYEVDEFYGENEGLVMAEIELNSEDEVFEKPEWLGEEVTNDQRYYNAYLSKNPFKDWQK
- a CDS encoding YpdA family putative bacillithiol disulfide reductase; translation: MTESTYDIIIVGGGPIGLACAIEAEKKNLKYLIIEKGAIVNSIFNYPLYMTFFSTAERLEIGEIPFNCLAPKPGRQEALEYYRNIHRYFKFNINLFEKVIDVQKEKGVFQIKTDKQNYSSKNVVIATGFYDIPIEMNVLGESLPKVRHYYKEAHEYAFRKVLVVGANNSSVDAALECWRKGAEVTMVIRKNEINNRVKYWVKPDIENRIEEGSIKAYFESNITEIRENEVDIETPKGKITIENDFVLALTGYKPDLNFLENIGIQLSDDDLKIPNYNPETMETNIEGLFLAGVVCGGMQTHKWFIENSRIHASMIVDYITSK
- a CDS encoding protein adenylyltransferase SelO — its product is MKNLKINNRFTTELPADPDLTNEIRQVKNTLFSYVNPTKPSNPKLIHASEEVAELVGISKDEIQSEEFLNTFSGKEIHPETQPYAMCYAGHQFGNWAGQLGDGRAINLTEVENNNQFFTLQLKGAGKTPYSRTADGLAVLRSSIREYLCAEAMHNLGVPTTRSLSLILSGDQVLRDILYNGNPAYEKGAIVCRVAPSFIRFGSFEMLTARNELKNLKQFVEFTIKHYFPEITGEPKEQYLQFFKKVADTTREMILHWQRVGFVHGVMNTDNMSIHGITIDYGPYGWLENYDPDWTPNTTDSQNRRYRFGNQPQVAQWNLFQLANALYPLINEAAPLEKILDSFIIDFEEDYKVMFLSKLGIFISSETDDKIIKGLEEILQLSETDMTIFFRNLSQIKKQDSVEQAFEKIEYAFYLPEEIKDKNLEAWQKWLSVYLKRLNAETFSDEERASKMNLINPKYVLRNYMAQLAIDAADKEDYSLVDELFQLLKNPYDEQPESEKWFAKRPDWARTKVGCSMLSCSS